One Coffea eugenioides isolate CCC68of chromosome 2, Ceug_1.0, whole genome shotgun sequence genomic window, GCAAAACTCAGGCATAACCTAGTATTATAGAACTGCCAAGAAATGTAAGAAGTCTTTGTCTTTCAAATTTACACTGGTAAAGTTTTCAGTCTTTCTAGTCAATTAAATTTCTATTGTTAAAACTGGTAGAGTCCATGTCCAATCTTCTGCCACACCAAGATAGCTTGCAAGAGAGATTAGCaaaccattctttttttttttggggttcaaGAGGACATTGAAAACCTTACAAGGGAGAATGGGCGATTAGCAATTAGCAAATGTCGAACTAGGGACCATGGTCACTGGCTAATGTCCCTACCAGCTAAGCTGGGTCCTGGGGACAATTAGCAAATCATTCTGTTAGACCGTGCCAAATAAAAACAACTTACAATTGTTAAGATTAAATTTGTCTCATACCGTCGGTGGGTAACAAATTATTATTTCATAGGGCTGCCCCTAGCTTAGAAAGTGACTGACAAACTGAAGTTAAACAAAGTAAACCATGATGCAGGAGTTTCTGCTGCTACCGTACCAAGAGTAAGGTAGTAAATGGTGCTCAATTTCCCAGGGAAAATCCATGCTTTGAAGTAGAAGATGAGCAGATTGTTTAGATGAACCAAAATGATAATATAAAATGACATTCAGAAATTCAAGCAGCAGGAAAGCTAAACCCTGAACTTGTTACATGAATTAACCAAACTGGTTATCTGTGCATCATGGACGAAATGAAATTCAGAACATGCTATACATTTCATTTGCGAAGTCAGCATATTTACCTCAATTTCATATCCTACTCTCCGCAATACAGCTGCAATAGTAACCATTTGTATTTGATAGGGATCAACCAAAAGATTGGCAAAGACCTATGTGGACAAGTCAAAATAAGAAAAGAGTATTATGCAACTAAGAGAAGGCCCCAAGACAGAAGGAGCAACAACTAACGAGCTATTtatccccccaaaaaaaaacacttgAAACAGGAAAATCCTTAAAGTGTGTAACGATCTGCAGCTGATAACAACTAACTAAATAATTGAATCTATTGTAAAGAACGTTGAGATTATAACTTAAATTCTTCAGAAGTTAAAACAATACAAGAAAGAGCTCTCACCACAGCAAGCTTGGGTTTTCTATAACCAAATGTCAGATGATTCCTTGAAACAACAGTTCGATTAGCCAGTATAGCATCATTCCGAAACTTGGCCAATAGCTTTGATGGCTCAAACTTGATATCTTCACCAAAATCCAATCCACCAAACCCTTTCAACAATGCCAAATCTACATCACCAACTCCGTCATTCACTCTCAAGAAAGTCTCTGATTTCTCCATAATTGAGCCGAGCAAGAACATTTGGAAAagtacaagaaagaaaagaaacacagCTACCGTACAAATCCATATTAGATAATCAAACTTCTTGAAGAAAAACAATCTTGCAAATCTTGATCTAGCAGCCTGCTGCCTCTGATTAAAGCTCCTCCCTGTAGTAGATGAAGACCGAAGTAAATGCTGATCTCTCTTCAATTGAAGCCCACTTTCAAGAGAACCCATTTACAATCCCATCAATTCAATGCCAAAAAGGTACTTCAACCACTAGTTTCGACCCTTCAATCCCGTACAAGCattaagaaagagaaaaaggatgGGTTTCTTGAGATGCCTGGAGCAATGCGATTCTTTAATATACTTACTTATGATCAAGGGAACCCTTTTCGAATCCCAAAAATCCAAGCCCGAAAAGTACTTAAAACAATAGTTTTCCGCACTTCAAATATCCATTAAACTAAGCACTGATcgatagaaaaagaaaaaataacaaaaaagaaagcTATCTTGAGGAGTCTGGCCGGAGTAGAGGGATTTACTGGTATCTAATACTTGAATGTAAGTACCAGacgagagaaagagagcaaagGTGATGATGATGGAACAAGTGGATTGATAAGATTAACAGAGTTTGTCTGGTTCTTACACCATTAAAGAAATCAATTAGCAGCAGGATAAGATGGCTTGTGAGACGTTTCTCCTTTTATTTATAAGCTGCTCAAGACAGCTCAATATTCCGTACGCAGCTAAAAAGGTAAGAGAGGAGGAATTGGAAAGAGCttaaaaaaggggaaaaaaaaaaagaaaatttgaataatTAGAGGGGATGGACTATGGAGAGATGCCAGCGGCAGAGCATGCCGCGAGGTGTCCTCTTTCGTCAATAAGGTAGCAATGGTCGTCATCCAGTATGATGAGTCAACGACATCTACAGTGTATTATTTACTGCTACTACTTACAAAATACTGCAAAtagtttcgaaaaaaaaaaatacaaactaCTATGTGTTGTGTGTGAAAAGGAGTCAGACTTGAAAAGACGCGAGATTTTTGGTGGGGGATCGTGAGATATTGGGACTTATGAGACTACGAGAGTAGGAAAATCGTTCAAAGATTTTTCACATTTTATAAagtaaattttttcatctcccACTTTGGAAAAGTATAATTTTATGTCTCTTACAGAtttacattgatcaaatttagtTTCTATCTAATTTTTTGACTAGTTTTTCATTGGAATCCATCACGTGCGTTGAACGTgatcaaattaatttttttcatccctaaCATCTTACAAAATGAAtcttttcatccctcattgatcatgtgtatgaatgtcttattcgtacacatgatcaatatgggataaaaaattttattttgtgaaatgtgagagattATGGATCGAATTATGtgaaatataatttgacaaatttgctcctaaaaaatgatcacatgtaAGGCATGTCGTAGATTtcgataaaaaaaattagtcgAAAATCTAGATAGGAATCAAATTTAACTAATATAAATTTGTAAGAAACATAAAATTACACATTTAAAATAtaagagatgaaaaaaaaattatttacaaaatgtgagagaCGTTTCGAACGATTTTTCCTCATGAGAATCTAATTAATGAATGGATTTCCTCATTAAtgtcaaaaagggtttgtttgtcAAAATTAAAGTTTGAATGTTTTATCTTGTGACAATTTTGGTGTGGGATCGTGAGATATTGGGAGTTATGAGACTAtgagagaagagagagggaaaatcgttcaaaaaaTCTCTCgcattttacaaaataactttttttatttttcatttttaaaaatgtaattttacgtcTCTTACAAATTTATATTGATCAAATTTAATCCCTATCTAGTTTTCGattagttttttttgttgaaatcCATCACATGCGTTGaacatgatcattttttatgacacaaaatatataatatataaataatattcGATTAACCTTGTTGAATACTCTAGTATTTACTTCTGATACTCAAACTTGAATCGTTACATATAACAAGCAACTCGAATTTGAACTCGATCAAATCAAGTTCGATCCAAGTCGCTCGCAAACTACTCGCGAGTGATTTGACTTGATAGTACCCCTAGTtctcatattttacaaaataattttttttatccccCGCATctcacaaaataattttttttatccctcatatctcataaaataaattttttcatccctcattgattaTGTATATGAATAGTTTTTTTCGTACACCTGATCAATGAgtaatgaaaaaattcatttcgtgaaatgtaagggattaTGGATCGAATTATGTGAAATATAATTGGACAAATTTGCTCATAAAAAATAATTTCGGGTAGGGCACGTGGTGGATTCCGATAAAAAACTAATTGAAAATCTAAGTAGAAACCAAATTTGACTATATATGAAtttataaaaaatgtaaaattacacttttaaaaataagaaataaaaaataaaatcattttacaaaatatgaagAACATTTTGAATGATCTTCCCTCGTGAAAATCTAATTAATGAATGGATTTCCTCGTTAATGTCAAAAGGGTTTGTTTGTCAAAATTTGTCTAGTAAATTTTGAATGTTTATCTCGCGACAATTTTGAAGGTTGATGGTGATTTAGGTAACCTTGGCTTAAAGGGTTTTGACTTTGGTGCCCAGCCAAATACGCATTGGAGGCTTCGGCTATTTCCATGtttcttccttctctttttttttttttttaattttatttcctCTTTTTGTTGCAATATCACCAATGAAAGTGCTGAGATTTTGCGTGGGACAAATAAACAATCCTCTAGTATACCAAACAAGTCAAGCATTAAATCAGGAGTAAAATATCTTGAAAATGGTTTAAATCAGCAGTATGCCTAAAATTGTTTGATTATTCAATTTCGTCCGTGATTGATAATATGAGAATAATAATGCTTTACTAGATAACTAGAAATAGAAGACAtcgaggaaaaaaaaaaaaaacggatGACTTGGCATAGAAAGTTGTCGGTCAATTAATAATTGCATTTCGCATTACTTAGAACAGAAATCTCATGCTTGATATCTTCACCAAAATATCCCTATTTAGTGACATATTTACCCTTAGATCTTGACAGGTGATTTACACTTGATTTATTCTTTAGATTAAGAGCAAAATTTGACAAATAGCCACAGGTGTACTAATTaattagtgttttttttttatcaattagtACTTGTCTATTTTACGCCTACTCCTACTCTATTCTATACTAAGGAGGATGACTCAACTGGGTCAAGGGATTGAATCACCATCGGACCAGACGGGTACATTACGTACTACTCCTATTCTATTTTACTAATTAGTTAGATGAGTGGCTGAATTGAAACGATAAatagtttgataaatttgacaaaTAGCCATAGGTGTACTAATTaattagtgtttttttttttatcaacgAGCACTTGTCTATTTTACGCCTACTCCTACTCTATTCTATACTAAGAAGGAGGATTCTGGGTCAAGGGACTGAACTATCGGACCAGACAGGTACACTACGTACTACTCCTATTCTATTTTACTAATTAGTTAGATGAGTGGCTGAATTGAAAGGATAAATAGTTTGATCTTTCAAAAGTAGATGCGAAATATAGTTTAATGGCCACTAAGATTTTTTATCCAAAATAAGAAGCAGATAGaagttgaaaaaataaaaaagaagaaaaagaggagaGAGTGAAAAATTTTTCCAATCAAGTCAGTATGCTAATAATGGAGAATAAAGTTAATCCAATCAAAATTTTCTACTTCCTGGAAGCTAAATGTTTATTCTTTCTCCTCCATGATGATATTAGTCAGACGTTTGCGCATATCAATCAGCAATAAATATATGTGGGCTCACGCTCCCCGTGAGGAGCTTGATTCTTTAATACGGTCACGAAAAGCATTTTGGTCAAAGCAAGATTCACAAGGATATTTATCTATTCCGTGTTCAAGAATCAATTACTAACAATTTCACTCTTCTGTCAAGGTAAAAGAGGGAAACTATTAGTTAGAGATGAATCTGTTTACTAGAATATAGTggaccttctttttttttttttaataaatgtattgtattttttttctggATTATTTACCTTCTTATtgtcttttttaaaaaaaaaaaattcttactGGTTTTGTTAGCAAAAGACATTCATCATCATCTGGGAGTGCAGTCGGTCAGAATAAATACTGTGATGGAAGGATATTTTGGTGTAGTGGACGTGCCGACACTATCTGCCTTAATAGTAGGAAAAAAATGGTCAGCGCCTTTCACAACTAGCGTTTGTAGTCCAACGGTTAGGATAATTGCCTTCCAAGCAATAGACCCGGGTTCGACTCCCGGCAAACGCAGTTGAAGTATTTTTGTTTCGTTGGCTTGCTGTTCTaattagtttttaattttatatcaTTCCATTCCCTTCTCATTGAAATTGAAATTCGAattgatggatttttttttataatttcgAGAAACGTAAGGATATATGAAACGGACAGAATTTAGTTATCGTACTGGAAAATTAAGTCATCAAGTAAGAAAAAATTGCCAGTAATTGCTGTATTTCACAGTACCTTTAACATATTGCTGTAATTAAGTCATCCTTTTTGGATACAGCATCATCTTTGAAAGTTACAGGTATATAGCACGAGCGAGTTAATCTGAGTCATGACTAATAGAAAACAAAACTGCAAAGAATTCCTCTGGACAAGAAATTAAGAATCATCGACCCGCTAGGAAACATTAGGTGAGCGCTTCATAGCAGTAATTCTCAAACTTGCATGGAAGACAATCTGAGAGCCGCCGGTGCTGTTTACTGCAAGTTAGCTGCAGTAAAGGGCTAACTGCAATAAAGGGCTTTTCTCTTTCATATTAGTCGCTTAGACTCAATAAAGGGCTAACTGCAAGTTAGCTGAAATGTACCATCCGGGTTGTTGTTGAAGGAGATGGGTATAAACAATTTGAGCTTATCCCTTGCCAACAAGCACAATCCTCAAATCACATCATAATCTCCCAAGCGGTGACTCCAAGGAATGATCATCTTCCAACCAGAGACCATAATCACGAAATCGCTTTATCTTCTTTTCAAAACCAGTAATATAGTTATTGTGAATAATGACATGCATTCCCTTAGTTTCCTGTACCCATGTCGGGTTCTTGAAGTACAAACCGCCCGTTGGGAATGCAGCCTGAGGAAGCAAATACAAGTCTACCTGCAGTTATTTTAAAACAGAGAGTCAGTTGTTTCCCCAGTCGATAAGCAGTGACAAAGCCCGAGTTATTAACGTCAATATAACACGTCCAATGAAAACCATCCACTGCAAATATTTAAAAATCGAAGCTTTCATAGATTAAAGGTGCAGCAAACATCATCGTCAAAGTACAATGAACTATGTAAATAAAGCTAAAACAAAAACGAGTCCAAAACGGGAGTAAGCTAAGGCAAAACATCAAAGAACATGTCAAAGAGGCACTTTCGTACCTCAACTGGTCCAGGCAAGGGGTTCAAGCTGAAATCTCCTGGCCAGACAATATGCGTGTGCATGTGTCTAACTCAGGCATAATTCAACTATAATTGTATTTTGATCAATATGCTTCTGGTGTGCAAAGGTTTCCGATACTGAATAAAATGGAATGCTGGTAATTTTGACTCATAAATGTTATTTTTATTCTGGACATGAGTGCCTAATAGGTCATCCAAGGAGGGGCCAAAATCAACAAGGAGCCCATACCTGTCCAGCAGTTTTGTTCAGTGCCCAGTTGAATGCAGGCTGGTCGTTGGCTTTTTTGGCCTTGGACCATGGCTGAGCCTGAAGCTCTTCAATCCACTTCTTCATGACTAGTTTTGCTCCACCAGTGGGTCGCAGAAAAATCATACAGCTACAGATGTAAGTACGACCTTTTTTTCCTGGAGGTGGCAAATCATGGGAATGGTTCAGAGGTTTCACCTGTTCAAGAAACATAGAGAATAGCAGAAAACTGTAATTTGTCATATCTTGTCAAGAACATAATACACAACCTGCTAAAAGCAGAAGCAAGAATTAGTTATGCATAGCTCTTGATCGTCTGCAAGCAGGACTAGATTTTGACCAAACAAATTTAATAATCATGCTCTGGAATGTTAACATACAATGTCAGGAGTTATGCACAATCAGAGATAATTAAATGTCCAACTTCACTATGGTATACATACGTACTTCTCCAGACTTAAAATATACCCATTCCTACGTTGTTTTAGCATATGTTCTTTTGACATAAATTTGAAGTCATAACATTTACTTTATGATAGTAAACAACATTTTAGGAAATATAGTCTTCAGCAAGGAAATTTAAGTTGTTCTTTGCAATGAGGAAATAAAGATAAATCATAAAAATTTCAACACGAGCCATTTATTCATTGTAAACATAACATCTAATTGACTTATAACGAACTAAGAGAATTTAGAATCCAAAGGAATTCCAAATTCCAGGAAATTGTTAAACAGTTTGGATTAATGAACTTCTTTAAATAGAGCAGCAGTTCCATTATACTTACCAAGTGCTAAAAACTTCTTAAGAGTGAGATGATATTTAGAGAAAATTATCATGCATTCTTCAGCAGATTCTTGCCAAACCCATTAATGTTGACAAATGATGTACAATTCCCGTGGTTTTGACCAAAACCTAATAATTTATTGGAATGGGATACAACATCACTTTTCAGGACACTTACAGCAGCCATGTCATCAGTGAAGTACACATCATGCTCCCCTTGCAGATGAGGAAATGGATCTGCTAACCAAACCATATCAACATCATTGTACATAACATTATAGCCAAGCTCCAAAATTTGCAGCAGATGGCGGGGCCTTCTCGATGTAAAATTGAAGAACCCCTGTGAAGTAGAACTCACACGGTTAATTCAAAATGGGAAATCAGTTAGACAGTGCAGTGTCAAATTAATTCAATAGGGATTACTAATAAATTAGTTCCTATCTCAAGAAGTACTAGTATAATTTAACACCTCAAGATcaaatttcaaaaacaacttcCAAATCCTAAAATCTAAAAAACCCAACATTAAGAGGAAAAATTTAAGGTCAAAATCATCCCAACAGTGGATAAAGTATACAACCTGAGAACCAAACTTATGAGCAGCTTGAGATTCCAGTGCAGGAGGGATGAGCACAGCATGGCCAGGCCACTTCTGATTGACCTTAAACAACGTCGGATAATCCTCTGCAATCACCAGCACTTGATCATGGTGCTTCTGCCTGACAATACTAATCAACCAGTTGTTCAAGAATGGCAAATAAGCCTCACTGACGGCACAAACAATAAGAGTATTGTTCTTTGCCACATTGGCAGCTGCCTCAGAGAGCGTGTAGGCACGCCACTTTGATTCAGAAAAGTTAGGATTACCGCTGCGGGAACTACTAATGCTGCTGCTAAAGAGGCCTCCTTGTGGGATTTGAATCCAGGGGAAGAGGATACCAAGTACTATGAGGAGAGAAAGGAGGAGGACGAGAGAAGTGCGG contains:
- the LOC113762128 gene encoding UDP-D-xylose:L-fucose alpha-1,3-D-xylosyltransferase MGP4: MSSFLHQRPLHNILTDQYPLSPRSPQNSQKPSILFNRTSLVLLLSLLIVLGILFPWIQIPQGGLFSSSISSSRSGNPNFSESKWRAYTLSEAAANVAKNNTLIVCAVSEAYLPFLNNWLISIVRQKHHDQVLVIAEDYPTLFKVNQKWPGHAVLIPPALESQAAHKFGSQGFFNFTSRRPRHLLQILELGYNVMYNDVDMVWLADPFPHLQGEHDVYFTDDMAAVKPLNHSHDLPPPGKKGRTYICSCMIFLRPTGGAKLVMKKWIEELQAQPWSKAKKANDQPAFNWALNKTAGQVDLYLLPQAAFPTGGLYFKNPTWVQETKGMHVIIHNNYITGFEKKIKRFRDYGLWLEDDHSLESPLGRL